From the Bacillota bacterium genome, the window GGTTCTGGAACGCCGGATTCCGCAAGCAGATCCTGCTCAACGGGCACGGGCAGGAATACGTCATCCCGACCGCGATCCACAGGTTCGCGCGCCGGTTCCAGGTCCCGAGCCTCATCATCAACCTCAACTGGTATTACGCGATCCCGCAGTTCGTGAAGGACAAGGCGCACGGTGGGCCGTTCGAGACCCCGTTCGTCCACGCCGACGAGTGCGAGACATCGTTCTCGCTCGCGCTTTTCCCCGAGTACATCAAGATGAAAGACGCGGTCGACACCCAGTTCCACGGTTTCCTGCCCCCCGGCCACGTTGACAGCGCCGCAAACGCGTACCAGCGGCCGATTCCGTGGTACGCGCACGCGGGAGCCGGGACCATCGAGATAGCGGGCAATCCCGAGGGCGTCGTGGGTAAGGCCACGCTTGCCAGCGCCGAGAAGGCGAAACCGGGGGTCGAGGCGCTGCTCGACTACATGGAGAGACTCGTGAACGACATCATGAAGACGTTCCCACCGGGGAAGGTCCCGCCGGCTTCGAAGGTGACCCAGCGGTTCAGCCAGGAGGAAGTCGACCAGTTCCTGAAGGGCCCGCTCAATGGTGGGAAGCACCTGTACACGATAGCCTGGCCGCCGTATTGAGAGGCGTGCCGGCAGGCGTATTGCGGACATCAGTGACGGAGGATCGACACGAATCATGGCAGACTGGGGTAGCGTACAGGCGCATCCGGTGATCCTGGGCAGGACGGCCTACGACCGGATCAAGACCGCCATAATGGAGAACCAGTTGAAACCCGGCGTGATGCTGCAGGAACGCAGCCTCGCGGCGAGCCTCGGGGTAAGCAGGACGCCGGTGCGGGAGGCGCTGAGGCAGCTAGAGAAGGACGGCCTGGTGGAGTTCATCCCGGGCAAGGGGGCTCTCGTCCGGAGGATCTCGCTCGAAGACGTGCGCGACATCATGCAGATCCGCCAGGTGCTCGAGGGTATGGCTGCGCGGCTGGCGGCCGAGAACGCGTCGCCATCCGCGCTGGAGAGCATGACGGCGGCGGTCGACGAGATGGACGAGGCTTTCGAAAAGGGAGACCTCCGGCGATTCACCGAGCTCGACCTGGGTTTCCACGAGATGCTCTACACCGAGAGCGGCAACCAGCGGCTCCACGAGATCCTGAACAACCTGAGGGATCAGGTCACGCGGCTCACGATCCTCTCGCGGGACGACCCCGACAGGCAGAACCAGTCGAGGGGTCAGCACCGCCGCATACTCGAGGCCGTGCGCAGGCGAGACGGTGACGAGGCGGAGAGGTGCATGAGCGAGCACGTTACCAGCGTGCGCGCGTACCTCTCAAACATGCTCCTGAAGTAGAGGTTACGCTGGAGCGACTACCGCGGCGCGGCCGCCGGGCGGCGGCGCCCGGCTCTGCTGGCGATACTGACAAACACGACGTAATGGGGGCGCAGACGTGTCCCGCCAACCACTGCTCGAACTCAAGAGTATAGTGAAGGAGTTCCCGGGGGTCCGCGCACTGGATCAGGTCATCTTCGACCTGTATCCGGGCGAGGTGCACGTCCTCGTTGGGGAGAACGGCGCGGGGAAATCGACCCTCATGAAGGTCCTCGCCGGCGTGTACCAGCCCGACGCAGGCGAGATCGTGCTGGAGGGGCGACAAGTCCGGCTTCGGGACCCCAAGCACGCCGAGAACCTCGGTATCAGCATCATCTACCAGGAATTCAACCTCCTGCCGTACAGGGACGTTGCGTCCAACATCTTCCTGGGGCGGGAACAGGTCAAAGGTCCGCTGGGGAAGATCGACTACGCGAAGATGCACGCGGACTCGCGGGCCCTCCTCGACAGGGTCGGCCTGTCGGTGGACACGCGGGTCCTGGTGAAGGACCTCGGTGTGGCACAGCAACAGATGGTCGAGGTCGCCAAGGCGCTCTCGCTGAAAGCCAAGATCCTGATAATGGACGAACCCACCGCGGCACTGACTTCACGTGAGATAGCGAACCTGTTCTCGGTCATCAAGAACCTGGTGGCGGCGGGAGTGGGCATCATCTACATCTCGCACCGCCTCGAGGAAAT encodes:
- a CDS encoding creatininase family protein encodes the protein MSDERWEIPPKSGHLDSPSGIYFQNMTMNEVAERLNRCDLLIIPIGSTEAHGPHACYGEDTFLVTRMAEAVAQRTGCTVSQPVWFGTHPYHHIGMPGTVPVDEDTFTAYLSSIIAGFWNAGFRKQILLNGHGQEYVIPTAIHRFARRFQVPSLIINLNWYYAIPQFVKDKAHGGPFETPFVHADECETSFSLALFPEYIKMKDAVDTQFHGFLPPGHVDSAANAYQRPIPWYAHAGAGTIEIAGNPEGVVGKATLASAEKAKPGVEALLDYMERLVNDIMKTFPPGKVPPASKVTQRFSQEEVDQFLKGPLNGGKHLYTIAWPPY
- a CDS encoding GntR family transcriptional regulator — protein: MADWGSVQAHPVILGRTAYDRIKTAIMENQLKPGVMLQERSLAASLGVSRTPVREALRQLEKDGLVEFIPGKGALVRRISLEDVRDIMQIRQVLEGMAARLAAENASPSALESMTAAVDEMDEAFEKGDLRRFTELDLGFHEMLYTESGNQRLHEILNNLRDQVTRLTILSRDDPDRQNQSRGQHRRILEAVRRRDGDEAERCMSEHVTSVRAYLSNMLLK